The genomic region GACCCTATCGTTATCCAGCTTTTCAAAAGACCGAAATGGAAAAGTTAGTTAAGAAGATGCTTCAAACTAGAGTAATTCGTGACAGTACAAGCTCTTTTGCTTCTCCGATTGTCATGGTTAAGAAGAAGGATGGGAGTTGGAGGTTATGCGTAGATTATAGGCAACTAAATCAGTATACAATTAAGGACAAGTTCCCTATTCCTATCATTGAGGAGCTATTAGATGAGTTGGGGGAAGCTAGAGTTTTTTCTAAGCTGGATTTGAGGTCGGGATATCACCAAATTCGCATGTGGGAACTTGATGTGCTTAAAACTATATTTCGGACACATGaggggcattatgagtttctcgTGATGCCCTTTGGCCTCACGAATGCCCCTTCTAGTTTCCAAGCtctcatgaatttcatttttaagcCATGGTTGAGGAGATTCATGTTAGTTTTTTTTGACAACATTCTGGTGTATTCAACTTCCTGGCAGGAGCATTTGCAACACTTGAGGACAGTTCTTCTCATCCTCAGGGAACAACAGTTATATGCCATGAAGACAAAATGTTGTTTTGGGTTACCTCAATTTCACTATTTGGGGTATATATTACATGCGGGCACTGTTTTTATGGACCCTACTAAGACCGAATGTGTATCTTCTTGGCCTGTTCCTAAATCATTTAAGGAGTTGCGTAGCTTTCTCGATCTCACGGGCTATTATAGGAGGTTCATTCGGGGTTATGGTGTGCTTGCTCGACCCTTAACCAAATTGTTGAAGAAGAATGGTTGGGGTTGGTCAGAACAGGCCACAGACGCTTTTCAAGCACTTAAACGAGCCTTAAGTTCTGCACCAATGTTGATGCTTCCAAATTTTCAGTTGGAATTTACAATGGATACGGATGCTAGTGGGTTTGGGGTTGGAGCGGTATTACAGCAGTAAGGTAGACCTCTAGCCTTCTTTAGTAAGGCTCTTGGGGTGCGTCATCAGGCCTTGTCAATTTATGAGAAGGAAATTTAGCAGTTCTGTTAGCTGTTCGGAAGTGGCACAGTTATTTGATGGGTCGACACTTTAAAATTTGAACGGATCATCATAGTTTAAGGTTCTTGTCCGATCAAGTGGCGGTTACCCCGTTTCAGCAACGTTGGGTGGCTAAAATGCTGGGCTATGACTTTGAGCTTGTATACAGGAGGGGAATAAACAATAGTATTACAGATGCTCTTTCTCGACAACCTCAACTAGAACATTGCCAACATTTCCAGATTTCAGCTAGTTCGGTGATCTCGAGCCTCCTTGAACGAGTGCAACAATCGTATGCCGAGGATTACAGATTAAGGAAGATTATTCAGAATATTCAACAGCTCCCAGGTCAGGACCAGAAATACTCTAGGGACGGTCGATTTTTGCTTAGAAGAGGAAAGATTGTTGTGGGACAGGTTCCACATTTGCGTCAGGAACTGTTCTCTCATTTTCGTGACAGTGCGATAGGCGGCCATTCAGGGATACATGTCACTAGGAAACGGCTCTCAAGCCTACTGTATTGGAAGGGTCTCACTACTGATGTTAAGAAATGGATTTGGGAATATGTTGTTTGTCAAAAATGTAAAGGTGAAACAGTAGCTTTCCTTGGGTTGTTACAACCGTTGCCAGTTCCGGATCGTGCTCGGTCGGTGATTAGTGTAGACTTCATCGAAGGACTTCCCTCTTCAAACAGAAAGAATTCCATTTTAGTGGTGGTTGATCACCTCACTAAATATGGCCATTTTATAGCATTGTCTCATCCTTACACGGCCAAAGATGTAGCTGGTGAGTATCTtactcatatatataaactCCATGGCATGCCTGAGTCCATTATATCAGACAGAGATAAAATTTTTGTCAGTCGTTTTTGGCAAGAGCTTTTTCGACAATCGGGAACTAGGCTTCTCATGTCAACAGTCTACCAGCCCCAAACAGATGGCCAGACGGAGGTACTAAATCAGTGTCTTAAAAATTATCTACGTTGTATGACGGGGGAAACACCGGCTCAATGGTTCTTCTGGCTACCACTCGCTGAATGGTGGTATAACTCGTCGTTCCATTCTTCGATCCAGCTCACCCGTACGAGGCTTCATATGGCCAACCTCCGCCGACACACATGTCTTATCTAGTAGGTGCCTCTTCTGTAGTTGTGGTGGATCGCAGCCTACAAGCTCGAGAGGCCGCAAGGAAGTTACTTCATTCATGCCTTAAAAAGGCTCAGGCTCGTATGAAACATTTTGCTGACAAGCACCGTTTGGAAATAAGCCTTCAAATTGGTGACTTAGTCTACTTAAGATTGCAACCTTACAAATAGCAGTCTCTTCGAAGGGTCATTAACCAGAAACTATCTCCCAAGTACTATGGACCTTTTCCTGTTATCGGGAAGGTAGGAGCAGTGGCTTATACTCTTCAACTGCCGCAAAATTCACGGATTCACCCTACGTTTCATGTTTCCCAACTGAAGAAACACATTGGTTTGGCCGCTACTCAAGCTCAATTACCCCTGGTAGATGATCAAGGTGCTTTGCCAAAGGAACCAGTCCGCATTTTAGATAGAAGGATAGTCAAGAGAGGAAACCATGCAATAACTGAAGTGTTAGTCGAGTGGGTTAATTCTTTTCTAGAGGATGCGACATGGGAGCCACTTACTGCGATTCAGTCCAAATTTCCTCGAATACTGTTGCGAGCTGAAATGTTAGCAggaagaattaattaaaatagctTAAGTAAAACGGAGAGTTTTGAGGATTAGTGGAACGGTGCGTTTTGGTGATAACTAAAATGTGCCGCGtcattgttttgttattttccttAATATTTGCATGTACTGCATGGGAAGGCAGTTaccgaaatttgaaaaaaaactttcagtatcttctcttcttctccgaaaatattcttcttcttctccatttTTTCTTGCTTAATTTCTATTGTTTGCCAAATTCTTGTTTCACCTAATGTCTTGACATGGATTTTATCTGTCGGGAACCTTCAAAAATTGGAGTTTTTTCTTTGGCAAGCGTTTATCATTTCATTCTCTCTTGTAGTGACCCTAATCTCGTCTTTTCTCATGGAGTTGTCTCTAGTTTTTGGACGTCATTGTAGAAAGTTCGTCTCccaccaaaattgaaaattttcccaTGGAAATGTGGGTGGAAAGCTCTCCCCACTAGATCGCTCATTTCTTTTCGGGGTATGAATTATGTTGATCTTTGCCCATTCTATTCTAATAATCAAGAATCTGTTGTCCACCTTTTACGAGATTGTCACATTACCCAAAATTTATGGAGGGAGGTCTATCAATGTAGCCGATTTAATCCCCCTTTGTTTAATAGTTGGGAAGAGTGGTTGCTGAGTAATATTACCTCCAAAAATTGGATCCAACACCCATTGATTCCTTGGTacattatttttactatcacTTTGAGAAATTTGACTGTGCCACAAGGCTTTAGTTTTCTCCAACAATAGGCCATTACGAGGCTTTGTATAGCGTATTCTGACCAGTGCAGGAGAATTTGTTGCCCTATTTGTACTagtgaaaaaaatataacattcCAAATGTCATTCCAGTTGCATGGAAACCTCCTCCATTGAATACTGATAGTTCATATATTGGGAACCGAGAAAGTCTAGTGCCGATGTTATTATCCGTGTTCATCAGGCAGTTGAGTGATTGGCTCTTTTTGTCACATCCCTAGAGCTACTGGCGTTGAGGCTGAGCTGTGAACCTTGAGAGACGATCTAATCTTAGCTCAACAACTTAACGTaaataatctttaaataaaagtcGATGCCATGGTCCCGTTTTATGAATTCTAACCCTTTGCAACATGCCTTTCATGAAGGGAACAAGTGTGCCAATGATTGGAACTCACATGGGAAGTAGTTTACATCTGTTCTcttaatgatttaatttgtgtttgttGACCCTCCTATTTGATTAGGTCATTTGCTTTTCGACAATGCCCATGGGCAAATTATGTATCCAACCCCAAATAATACTTGttcctttttttcaaaacaaaatccaTGTATCgtacaagataaaaaaaaaaaaaaaccaatgaaATGCTATAATAtaagaacaaaattttataaacatgatgaacctaaataaatttaattttttgtttactaAACAGCTTCTACCGTGCCTGCTTCCGAAATATAAGTTCCGCCACCAATTTCAGTAATTAAATTTAGTGgctataaaagaaaagaaaatgctaAGATGGAAATAGAAATGCAATTCGATACCGACAGCAATATCCAACCTCAATACTGGAAACAAAAGTACCAAACCAAGCCAAGACTCGAGAGCTCTGCCAACCTCTCAAATGGAAACAAAAATCTGTGATTTATTGATGGAAAATCTGTTTCAAAGAGCCATAAGCTTTAACTAAAAACAAGTCTTTAATCCAACATCCAACATTCATCCAATTCAGAAGACTGCGTCCTCAGCCAATCACAACAACGTCTCTGAAATATGGAGACTGGAATGGAAACCATCATACCCACCCacataattaaaccaaaaaatatttccatttttcatttaaaatgtcTAAAAGATAACCAGATTTATAAATCCTTGAGATTTGTATTCCCATCACCTGATTAATCGTAGTGATTTCTGTCTCTTCACGCGTAGTTTAACCTGAATATGTCATTCAACACATAAAAGCTTCCTTGTGGTGTTGGCATCAAATGAAACATCTGAGACCAAAATCAAACCCAAAATCACTCAGTTAATAAAGCTTGATGTCAAAATATCACAACCAGTTCGTTGCAAATAAGCTCCTATACTTTTGTTACACCTAAATTAGCTTTAACTTTCCAACTTTTAGGTAAAAATCAATCTCTCATTTGAATATAGGCAAAAATCAAGGGTAAGAACTTGCATGGGTATAAATACAAGTATTCAGGGCCTTCTTAAAAAAGTACTTTTTTCATAGTTTAGCCATTAGATAAAAACAGGCCCTTATTGCACAAAATTATACAGAACGTTGAGCCATAAATACGTATCAAACTATATAAGTTTGCTCTACGAGAAAGCAAGGCATATAAGTCACAAGGAAAATCATCAATGTCTACAGTTGAGGAGAGATATCactggtttttcttttatatcatGCTCACGATAGAGTTGCCAAGAAACAACATTGAGAAGATGTTTGATAATCTTTCACAGTATGCAATGTGACCACCCACCATCTATTTCTTATGCGAAAAATGTAATAGGCAAgcataaaagattaaaatacacAACCGAAGGCTTGcctatgataaaaaaaaaacttcaggAACGAAAGAACTCTTGATTGCTACAATTATTTATAACACGTAAACATACAGACAGGAATCATAGACAATCTTACAacactaattttaaaattttaattagatcctTATTTTATccagataaataaataagaatatggGGTAACGGTGATGTTTGTAATCTCAAAAAATCATCACAGACGACCATCTAAGTCAACTCCATATGCAGAGCCACATAGGGCACAACAAATAAGAAATAGCAGGTGTTCCATCGGCAAGATGGTGGATCCAAAATATCTATATCTTTGAAAATTCATGAAATCGACATTGTTAATTATATCGAGTATACCATACATGTTTCccttattaattcaattatcaaaagGAATGGAAAACAAGCGATCActgaaatataattataaacagCAGAGAGTTTTATATGCATTAAACAGCCAATTCAATTCTTAGAATCCtgaagaataaataaaaaaaaattcaagaggGAGTTGCAGCAGATCAAAAACTCACTTAAAAGATCCATCACTAACAAATCGAATCGCGAAATTAATATCATCAATAACACCGATGAGATCAACAGTGTCACACAGATTAGCCTTAGATCGATCGCTCAAGTACatataaaaaaccctaaaaaacaaaataaaataaaagatgcgAAGAGAGCTACCTGGCTAAACTTGAGAGCATGTTGTTCGCCGGCGAGTTGTAGTGTTCCAGAGACGAAGACGAGGACGCCGCCGGCGCCAGATGGCTGGCAATCAACGGTGGTAATATTGTGCTTGCACTGCTGGAAAGGAAGGCTGGTTAGCTTAGCGACAATGCTCTGAGAGCCTTGGATCTTTTGACCTTCAAAGGTCAACATGGAACCTTCCTGGTAGAGATTGGCTAAACCGGCCCGGTTCGCATCGAATGTCGAGTAGTAGTGATCGACAAAAGCCTTGGCTACAGCGTCTGGATCCATcgatttttccttttgtttatcAGAGTTTGAGCCGTCAACAGAGAAGGGCAGTGACACAGGAATTAAGAGAAGCGAGACCAGCCGAGCCCATCCAAAATTGTGTATTTATAGGAGGATTCATCTAGCGGCTgaatttgaatcataaaaatcTAAAGGACAAGGGGATGCCAGcgtgttctttctttcttttggatCGTTTATACACCCGCTCTACTGTCTATCAGTTAGCTGATCGTTCTTTGCGTCAATCTAACGTAGCCCAATCGTTTTTCTTttacctaattttatttgaaggaaattttgaaattacctttttattatggcaaattacatataaaagccttttttttttaaaaaattaccaaaaggggcccggtaaataattatttaccggaatggtcctaTTTCCTCGAAAgcgcatccacgtcagcgcgatgtcggGGGCGTGGCGAGAATGCGTCCACGAGGAAGCGTTTTGCCTACGTGATGTAAATCGCTCCTTCAAGGGCGCACTTTATGTCAAGTAGGCAAAcgcctcgtggacgcgcttttgcccGTGTCTCCTAcgattagggttttgggtttgtcaactaaattaattataattttttcaaaattggattaggtttcgtgtttattatttttaagaaaaatcaattaaattagggtttagggttacttgagtaatttaattaaatttttttaaaaattagattaggttTAGAGTTaagggttttaaggaaaaatcaaataaattagggtttagggttacttgagtaaattaattataaatttttataaaattagtttagggttagtgtttagggtttttaagtaaaaacttaaataaattagggtttggggtttaaggttacttaattaaattatttgttaatttaaagaagctcccacgtggacgcacttttgctacagtagctcttgaaaaaataatttcgagtagacgtttttgagcaaatagtgtcaaaaacgctttaacCAGGATGCTTTGTCAACagaagtactgaaagaagctcgcacatggacgcgcttttgctacagtagctcctgaAAAAGTAATTTCGAGTAGATGTttttgagcaaatagtgtcgaaaacgctttaagcaggatgctttgtcagcagaagtactgaaagaagctcccacgtggacgcacTTTTACTACAGTAgctcttgaaaaattaattttgagtagacgtttc from Gossypium raimondii isolate GPD5lz chromosome 1, ASM2569854v1, whole genome shotgun sequence harbors:
- the LOC105785741 gene encoding nuclear transport factor 2B, whose amino-acid sequence is MDPDAVAKAFVDHYYSTFDANRAGLANLYQEGSMLTFEGQKIQGSQSIVAKLTSLPFQQCKHNITTVDCQPSGAGGVLVFVSGTLQLAGEQHALKFSQMFHLMPTPQGSFYVLNDIFRLNYA